A single genomic interval of Suncus etruscus isolate mSunEtr1 chromosome 12, mSunEtr1.pri.cur, whole genome shotgun sequence harbors:
- the ADGRF3 gene encoding adhesion G-protein coupled receptor F3, protein MGRPRGVKLRPRSAHRARAGRSGHFRRRQRAGAEPHSAPPTSEAGGGVGSQDTVLASVYIQLDLSSETWLPTLSQALTLPTAAESISSPGALTGLNLTTACHTQPDGHLHCTCLSGYRWNTSVCSQHPQCLQHPPHQPCSCLIFHPLETESRYCQPLPPVPGTLSLDSSQPLPGSTLHLTLLTTQEPTLLQWFLWRPGSTSPTYLHAGTQVSLTSSPSQAVLSISNISHHWAGNYTCCFEAQGFRWDLHQEVAVSLQAEDIIQLPDQVSVSCATTPGFQLRCCVPSSQQTYTATWSPQEGGEVFSLNTPDSRCLVLTVLHCPASDTVYTCVLQSPDLASLRVPVSVTIIQDGDIACPNDFSTVAWDVTKAGHVAQAPCLRHKIGLLKRVCGPDGTWGPVHDSCTDSELLDLLHRAWLLQAGQGKPARDVPQILAQMAEQVAAVRSASDLLALLRTMEFLAEVVEKDRLELNRESLEAALRTTDRLLDMDINSLWAPAQAQKPSAAPALLMAVETLARSLGPQDQPFPLTLPNVQLQAQLLEPPFPSDYTITFDTEPPVQARIPRHALAPLGQNGTNVSITSLVLHKLDHLLPPNYGPGLGDSHSATPGRVLAISITAGGQACTQGQVLMDFGDSVNPTHCVFWDYDLFQGHGGWSDKGCQVQAAGAPCMCEHLTAFSVLMSPHGTPGGPVLELLSRVGLAASIAALLLCLSVYRLVWRAVARNKVAYLRHMALLNLALCLLAADSCFLATSLRPPQPRSTICLAAAFLCHFLYLATFFWMLAQALMLAHQLLFVFQQLSKHRTLSLMVVLGYLCPLGLAGVALGLYLPRGQYLREGACWLDGEGVAIYTFVGPVLTIVGVNGLVLAMAVLKLLRPSLSEGPQVEKRQALLAVLKALLILTPIFGLTWGLGLVTLLEKVSTVPHYIFTILNTSQGVFILLFGCLMDKKVQEALLKRFCRSRAPSSTISLVTSETSEHSKGRGEHSRLPVTTPEQGFPEKLAPSPLRNNLPLL, encoded by the exons ACACAGTCCTGGCCTCGGTTTATATCCAACTGGACCTTTCAAGCGAGACCTGGCTGCCCACCCTCTCTCAAGCCCTGACTCTGCCAACTGCTGCTGAGTCTATCTCGTCTCCAGGGGCACTCACTGGCCTCAACCTGACCACAG CATGTCACACCCAGCCTGACGGCCACCTGCACTGCACCTGCCTCTCCGGGTATAGGTGGAACACTAGTGTctgctcccagcacccccaatgCCTACAGCACCCCCCACATCAGCCCTGCTCCTGTCTCATCTTCCACCCCCTGGAGACTGAGTCCCGGTACTGTCAGCCGCTGCCACCTG TGCCTGGGACCCTGAGCCTGGACtcctcccaacccctgcctggcAGCACACTGCACCTCACCTTGCTCACCACCCAGGAGCCCACCCTCCTGCAATGGTTTCTGTGGCGCCCAGGAAGCACCAGCCCCACTTACCTGCATGCAGGAACCCAGGTGTCGCTGACCTCCAGCCCTAGCCAGGCTGTCCTCAGCATCTCCAACATCTCCCACCACTGGGCAG gGAATTACACGTGCTGCTTCGAGGCCCAGGGATTCCGCTGGGACCTGCACCAGGAGGTGGCAGTGTCCCTGCAGGCAGAAGACATCATTCAGCTCCCAGACCAGGTCTCCGTGTCCTGTGCCACCACGCCTGGCTTCCAGCTCCGCTGCTGCGTCCCCAGCTCCCAGCAGACCTACACTGCCACCTGGAGTCCTCAGGAGGGTGGCGAAG TTTTCTCACTCAACACGCCAGACTCCCGGTGTCTGGTGCTGACTGTGCTGCACTGCCCTGCCTCAGACACTGTGTACACCTGTGTCCTGCAGAGTCCAGACCTGGCCAGCCTCAGGGTCCCCGTCTCTGTCACCATCATCCAGG ATGGAGACATTGCCTGCCCCAATGACTTCTCTACTGTGGCCTGGGATGTCACCAAAGCTGGCCACGTGGCCCAGGCCCCATGTCTCAGGCACAAGATAGGCCTGCTGAAGAGGGTATGTGGGCCCGACGGGACCTGGGGGCCTGTCCACGACAGCTGCACAGACTCGGAGCTCCTGGACCTGCTTCACAGAGCCTGG CTGCTGCAGGCAGGCCAGGGCAAGCCTGCTAGGGATGTGCCACAGATCCTGGCCCAGATGGCGGAGCAGGTGGCAGCGGTGAGATCAGCCTCCGACCTGCTGGCCCTGCTGCGCACCATGGAGTTCCTGGCTGAGGTGGTGGAAAAAGACAGGTTGGAGCTTAATCGTGAGTCCCTGGAG GCCGCCTTGAGAACCACAGATCGGCTTCTCGACATGGACATCAACTCTCTGTGGGCTCCGGCCCAGGCCCAGAAGCCCTCAGCTGCCCCAGCCCTCCTAATGGCCGTGGAGACTCTGGCACGAAGCCTGGGCCCACAGGACCAGCCCTTCCCCCTCACCCTGCCCAACGTGCAGCTGCAGGCTCAGCTCCTGGAGCCCCCATTCCCCTCCGACTACACAATCACCTTCGACACGGAGCCTCCAGTCCAGGCCCGAATCCCCAGGCACGCCCTGGCACCACTGGGCCAGAACGGAACCAACGTCAGTATCACCAGCCTTGTTCTGCACAAACTGGACCACCTTCTGCCCCCCAATTACGGCCCGGGCCTCGGGGACTCCCACTCGGCCACTCCTGGCCGTGTGCTGGCCATCTCCATCACGGCCGGTGGGCAGGCCTGCACTCAGGGCCAGGTCCTCATGGACTTTGGAGACTCAGTCAACCCCACTCACTGTGTGTTCTGGGATTATGACCTCTTCCAAGGCCACGGGGGCTGGTCGGACAAAGGGTGCCAAGTGCAGGCGGCCGGGGCTCCATGCATGTGTGAGCACCTCACTGCCTTCTCAGTCCTCATGTCCCCACACGGTACTCCAGGGGGGCCTGTCCTGGAGCTGCTGAGCCGAGTGGGTCTAGCGGCCTCCATCGCGGCCTTACTGCTATGCTTGAGTGTGTACAGGTTGGTGTGGAGGGCCGTGGCCCGGAACAAAGTGGCCTACCTGCGACACATGGCACTGCTCAACCTGGCCCTCTGCCTGCTGGCCGCCGACTCCTGCTTCCTGGCCACGTCACTGAGACCTCCGCAGCCTCGAAGCACCATCTGCCTAGCAGCCGCCTTCCTCTGCCACTTTCTCTACCTGGCCACCTTCTTCTGGATGCTGGCACAAGCCCTGATGCTAGCCCACCAGCTGCTCTTCGTCTTCCAGCAGTTGTCCAAGCACCGAACCCTGTCACTGATGGTGGTCCTCGGCTACCTGTGCCCCCTGGGGCTGGCAGGGGTAGCCCTGGGCCTCTACCTGCCACGGGGCCAGTACCTAAGGGAGGGCGCCTGTTGGCTGGATGGGGAGGGTGTCGCCATCTATACCTTCGTGGGGCCCGTGCTGACCATCGTGGGCGTCAATGGGTTGGTGTTGGCCATGGCGGTGCTGAAGCTGCTTAGGCCTTCGCTGTCGGAGGGGCCGCAGGTGGAGAAGCGTCAGGCCCTGCTGGCGGTGCTCAAAGCTCTGCTTATCCTCACACCCATCTTCGGCCTCACCTGGGGTCTTGGCCTGGTCACCCTGCTGGAGAAAGTCTCCACTGTCCCGCACTACATCTTCACCATCCTTAACACCTCCCAG GGTGTCTTCATCTTACTGTTCGGCTGCCTCATGGACAAGAAG GTACAAGAGGCGCTTCTCAAACGCTTCTGCCGCTCCCGGGCCCCCAGCTCCACCATCTCCCTG GTCACCAGTGAGACCTCAGAACACAGCAAGGGAAGAGGTGAACATTCCAG attaCCTGTAACCACCCCTGAACAAGGATTTCCAGAAAAACTGGCTCCATCTCCCCTGAGAAATAATCTGCCTTTGCTGTAA